A stretch of DNA from Desmospora activa DSM 45169:
ATCAGCCAATCCGTGATAAAAGTTCCGGTCATCCGCAGTCTTTACATACGCTTCCACTTCGGGAAACTCACGTAGCAAATCGGCTAAATCACCAATTTGCAGTCCCATTTCACTGGTTATATTTCCAGACAACGATTTATTTAACTGATGAAGTTCTTTGTCGTCTCCCAACCAACGAATGAGGAGTTTCTTCAGTAACATGGCGGATAAGAAAAAGGATAGGATATTCGGCCCTACATTTGGAATCAATCCTTTAAAAAAGCGTAGTAATTCAGATTGAACCACTTCCAAACGTTTCGCCCCGCTTACGTTTAGTAGCGATTCACGCAGGTCTGTCCAGGTTTGTTGCATATATGCTTCTACCTTACCTCTCGCTGCTGCCGGATCTCGCTTGAAAAGATTTTTCCAAACTTCTTTCATGAGAAACGACAAGAAGGGACGGACCGTTTGCAATGACAGTTTGGATGGAATCGCTAAAAATTCCGGCCGTTGTATCACTTCGCCAATCGCTCGACTAGCTGCTTCATCCATATTGATCATGATTTTGGGAAAGATTTTACGGCCTATTTTATGCCGTAAGATTTCCGACAGATCTACATATAAGCGTCCCCCCGCTTCTTGGATGTATTGTTTTGGAAACGGGACGAAGGTTTTGATGACAGAGATGCCCAGTGGCTTGATCGCATCGGTCATCATTTGAAAATGACCAAAAGAGAACAGAACTTGAAGCGGTTCCTGCCGAATGTCTGGCAGCGGATACAAGGATGTAATCGGGCGGCTTTGGACGACATACACCTTCCCTTTTTCCACACAAAACTCAACATCCTGGGGAGAACCAAAGTGATCCTCAATCTGTTTCCCCAGACGGGCGATGTTTCGAATTTGCTCATCGGTTAATGTTTGCTGTTTTTGCTGCTCTTTTGGCAAATCTTTCGTAATTGTGCCTCCTTCGGGTAAAGCGTAGATCCCTTTTTTCTTCTCGGAGACATTTTTCTGGATGATTTCTCCTGTTTTCACTTTGTATAGATCTGCCGATACGATTCCGGAAACAATCGCTTCCCCCAATCCATAACTGGCATCGATGGATACCACCTTCCGATTGCCATTAGCGGGATCGGCCGTAAACATAATCCCGGCAATTTCCGGCTGGACCATCCGCTGCACAACGACTGACAGATAAACCTGACGATGGTCGAATCCGTTTTTACCCCGGTAAGCGATGGCGCGATCCGTAAATAACGAAGCCCAACAATGATGGATATGGCGCAGCAGTTCTTTTTCTCCCCGGATATTTAAGTAGGTATCCTGCTGACCGGCAAAGGATGCCGTCGGTAGATCCTCAGCCGTCGCACTGGAACGGACAGCATATGCATAATGGGTACCGATTGCTTTCCAAGCTTTAATGATCTCATTTTTTATCGGGGTAGGGATCTCCAATTGCAGCAAATGGGTACGAATCCATTCTCCCAACTTGCGCAAGCGTTCCAAATCATTTCGATCCAACGTATACAGTTCATCCAACAGACCATCCATGTCGGAACTGGTAGCGATAAAATCTTTATACGCCGCTGTCGTTACACAAAATCCCTCGGGCACAGAAAAACCGGCTTTGCTCAGTTCACCCAGGTTGGCACCTTTCCCGCCGACATCAAGCAGACGGGAACGATCCACTTCATCAAAAAACAAAACATGAGCATTCATTTTGCGCCCTCCTAATTTAAATATTCACTCTAAAGAGACCGAACCGCCGTATTTTTTTAGATGAATACCCGTTTTCGAAAAAGATCTCTTAAACCAATTTTAATATACATCATGTTGATTAATGGTCTCTATGTTCATTATAATAATGGCAAGTGGTTTAACAATGAGCAAAAACCCATATGTTGCCGATTAATCAACAATCACACCCCAAATGTCCAATATCGAAGAAATTTTTCACTGTTATTGTTATAGGGAGGCGTATCTCCATGTCGAAAAAAATAGATCGCAGAAAAATCAGAACGAAAAAGTTGTTACGCCAAGCCTTGCTGGAATTGATTGAAGAAAAAGGGGTAAAGGGGGTTACAGTCAGTAATCTTACCAACCACGCGGATATCAACCGAGGGACGTTTTATTTACATTATCGGGATGTAGATGATTTGATGAAACAATGGCAAGAAGAGTTGTTTACCGCCTTAAGGAGTCGAACACAGGAGATCAACCTATATGATTTTATTCGTTTTAGTGCCAAGGACAAACCTTATCCCGTATTGATTTCCATCCTGGAGTTTATCGCGGAACAAGCCGATTTTCTAAAAGTGCTTTTCGGACCAAAAGGTGACCCATCATTTCTGCTGAAATGGAAACAGTTTATGAGAGAACGAGTCACAGAAAAACTAGAAATCTCACAGCCTGAGGAGGAGAGAATGTTGGTTCCGCGTGAATATCTGATTACGATTGTCATCTCCACCCAATTGGGTATCATTCAGCACTGGATCGAGACCGGGCTGCAACACACCCCTGAAGAAATCGCCACCATTATGACACGGATCGCCGGTCGCGGACCACTGGCTACATTAGGGTTGAAAGAGGGCCCTGTACACAGGCCGGTCGATTAATAACGGGTGCGTATAGGATTTCGCATAGTAGAATAAAAAAGAGCACCTTTTTCAAGGTGCCCCATTGATCAGTATTGAAACTCTTCTTTTAATAGTCCCATTACAACGGTATCATAATACTGACCGTCGATATAGACATCGTTTCTCAATCGTCCTTCAATAACAAACCCGCATTTTTCATAGGAGCGAATCGCTCGCACGTTTCCACTCCACGTATCAAGCTGCACACGGTTTAGATTCATCGTCTGAAACAAATAATGGACGAGCGCTTTCAAGGCATCCGTTCCATAGCCTTTGCCCCAGTACGCTTTTTCGCCAATCCCGATCCCAACTGTACAACGTCGTGAGACAATGTGTAGTTCACGGTACCCGATTACACCGATATGTTCCGCCTTTTCCCCAAGCGTATAAATAGAAAAACTCCCTGTATCACGTTTATCCAGTTTCAGAATCGCTTGTTCATAAGCGTCTTCAAGCTGTTCTAAGGAAACATGGCTAAGACGAAATAAGCTATCTCCTACTCCCATTTTCGCCGTTTCCTCATCGTTGTTCCAGTCATACGTTCTTTTATAATCTTCGAGCGACACCGGCCGCAATTGGACTTTTTTCCCGGTAATCAAGGGTGTGATCCCAACCTTTCGTTTGTTTTTCACAAGTTTTGTAGCATTTGTTAACACGATTTGTATGCACCATTAGCATCACACCCCTTCTAACGAAATCTACCATTATTATATCATAAAAAACTTATACTCCTAGCTCCCTCCAGATCATGTTGTCAATGGCTAAATCTGATGGGTTTCGGTCTGGTATATCGGCCACAACACCGGATATTCTCTCTATTTCTTGTTGGATAAATTGTTCCAATACAGGCTGCGGGGGACTTTGTCCCATTTCGCCCGTTTGTTGTTTCCGGTTAATCAGTTCCACAATACTGCTGGATACCTTAGGTTGTAGATCAACCCCCTCCATCACCTTCCACATGGATGTCGGAGGTACGCTTTCCCGCTGCTCCACCCACTGGATACACAGCAGCGGCCGCAAAACATACAGATATTTTTTCAGCTGGATTTCCGCTCTTCCCTCCAAGTGGGTACGATAATTCCCTTTGGCCATATTGAGGTAATGGTGGGCAAGGCGATGAAGGGAATAATGTTCTTTCGTCCACTGCCGCAACTGATCCGCAAAATTTTCTCGTTCCACATAAACGATCGGCGAAAACAACCATTCCATCAAGGAGGGATTGGATTTACGAAACAGCCGTAACGCTTTAACTATATCCCAGCCGTTCACATCCAAATCATCGACGATCGGTCGTTCAATCACATCACGTGACACCGATAGGCGCACATAATCCCGAACCGGTCGTTTGTATATAAAACGAACATCATAATCACTGTCTGCGGAAGCAAACCCCCACGCCCGACTGCCCGATTCCGCCGCATATAGGATGGTTACACCCTCTTCATTCTCCATTCGGGTCAAAGCATCCACGATTTGTTGTTTTATCTTGATCACCTCAATCGATGAATGGTTACAATAAAAAACCGCCTCACGGCGGCTATTTCTTCACCAACTCGCGAATTTTGGCTTGCACATCCTGATACAGAAAAAGCGGCCACAACAAGACGAACCCGATCGCCAGAACCATGTAAACAAATCTTTCCCCACGTGTTCTGGCCAATATTTTGGCTTGCTCTCTCAATTTCTCAACTTCAGGATCTTCCTCTTCTTCCATCGCCGCAAACAACGTCGGTTCCCCTTGTTTTTTCCAATAAATTACACCAATGACACAGTACAAGGCTAAAAGAATCCAAACCCCTTCCCCATACATCCAGTCAACTCCCCCATTTTAGCTGATTCGTCTTACCCTCTTTTTCTGATCTGTTTTATTTTCTTTCAAACAATGATCCGTCTTCAAAATTGGATAATAAACGCAATTCTAGATAAATCTTATTCCTTCTGCCTGCAAAGTGTCAACACGTTCTTGATAAGACTGTGAAACACGTTCTCCCTAATTTTTAAGTCATCTTACTTGACATCAATTCGCGATTCCATTTACAGAAACTATTACTTTATGATAAATTGTTATACAATTTATCTTATGGAGATCTGACCATTATAACTTATTATGAAAAAGTGGGAGCGTGAAAGCATGCGTCTTGCAACCATTAAAAAAGACGGGCAAGAACTAGCGGCGATCGTATTGTCGGAAGGTGTCATCCCCCTTTCCGCTGTAAACGAAGAGCTGGGAACCACATGGCCTTCATCCTTATTTGAAATCATCCGCCTCGAGCAATTACCGTCATTAAAAACATGGTTTCAGCAAGAATGGGAATCCCTAATGCATCCCTTGCGCAATCGAATCATCCCTTTATCGCAAGTGGTATACGCTCCTCTCTACCGTCATCCCCGCAAAATATGGGGAATCGGGCTCAATTATGTGGAACATGCGACTGATCTAAGCGAAAAAGCACCGAATACGGAACCAGCTAGCTTTATGAAGCCCGACACTGCCATCATCGGCCCTAATGACACGATTCAAATTCCAGTGCAATCGGAACGGACGACGGCGGAAGCGGAATTGGGCTTGATCATCGGCAAAGCGTGTAAAAATGTATCCGAGGAAGAGGCTCCTGACGTGATCGCCGGCTTTACGACGATAATCGATATGACGGCGGAAGATATTTTGCAGAAAAATCCGCGCTACTTAACCCGTTCCAAAAGCTTTGATACTTTTTTTAGTTTTGGTCCCCATCTGATTACGCCCGATGAGGTGGACGATGTTCTTAAACTTGAAGTGGCAACCATGATCAATGGAGCCCTCCACCGTAAAAACGTCGTCTCCAACATGACTTTTCGCCTTTGGTCCCTCGTCTCCTTTCACTCCAAGGTGATGACCTTGCTGCCGGGTGATATTATTTCTACCGGAACTCCAGGCGCAGTGGTGATTCGTGACGGCGATATTGTGGAATGTCAGATTGACGGATTTGAGAAGCTGGTCAATCATGTAAAGGACATGAAAATTTCCGGATAAGAGGAGGTTTTGTGTGATGGAACTTCATCTGCAAAATAAAGTTGCTCTGGTGGTTGCATCCAGTCAGGGATTGGGCAAAGCAATCGCCGCTCAATTGGTAAGAGAAGGGGCCCATGTGATGTTGACCAGCCGCAACGAGGAAAAGTTAGCGTCTGTGAAAGCTGAGTTGCAACCGATGGGCACGGGAAAAGTAGCTTATCATGCCGCCGATATTACCAAAGTGGATGACATTCGATCCCTGGTGCAACAAACACGGGATACCTTCGGTAAAATCGACATTTTAATCAATAATGCCGGTGGTCCTCCTGGCGGTTCCTTTGATCAGTTTTCCGATGACGATTGGCAAAAAGCATTTGAGTTAAACTTACTCAGCTATATTCGTATCATTCGTGAAGTTCTCCCCGATTTAAAGCGAGAAGGCGGACGAGTTATCAATATCGCCTCCTCCTCGATCAAGCAGCCGATCCCGGGGTTACTGTTATCCAATACCTTTCGCTTAGGCATCGTCGGATTAACCAAAACCCTGGCCGAAGAACTGGCTCCATACGGGATTACGATCAACACCGTCGCTCCCGGCCGGATCGCTACCGACCGCGTCGCTTTTCTCGATCAGATGAAAGCCGATCGCCTCGGTGTCAACCGCGAACAGATCGAGAAACAATCGCGGCAAGCGATCCCGTTAAAACGATACGGGACACCGGAAGAGTTTGCCAATGTGGTTACTTTCCTAGTGTCCGATGCTAACTCGTATATGACCGGAAGCTCCATTCTCGTCGATGGCGGCATGATCAAGTCGATATAAATCATTGGATACGCGATAAAGCGGTAAACAACTCTCTCAGCTTCGCTTCATCCTTTTCCGCATAAGCTGTTACAAAGGCTTGTA
This window harbors:
- a CDS encoding GNAT family N-acetyltransferase, yielding MITGKKVQLRPVSLEDYKRTYDWNNDEETAKMGVGDSLFRLSHVSLEQLEDAYEQAILKLDKRDTGSFSIYTLGEKAEHIGVIGYRELHIVSRRCTVGIGIGEKAYWGKGYGTDALKALVHYLFQTMNLNRVQLDTWSGNVRAIRSYEKCGFVIEGRLRNDVYIDGQYYDTVVMGLLKEEFQY
- a CDS encoding nucleotidyltransferase domain-containing protein; its protein translation is MIKIKQQIVDALTRMENEEGVTILYAAESGSRAWGFASADSDYDVRFIYKRPVRDYVRLSVSRDVIERPIVDDLDVNGWDIVKALRLFRKSNPSLMEWLFSPIVYVERENFADQLRQWTKEHYSLHRLAHHYLNMAKGNYRTHLEGRAEIQLKKYLYVLRPLLCIQWVEQRESVPPTSMWKVMEGVDLQPKVSSSIVELINRKQQTGEMGQSPPQPVLEQFIQQEIERISGVVADIPDRNPSDLAIDNMIWRELGV
- a CDS encoding TetR/AcrR family transcriptional regulator, which produces MSKKIDRRKIRTKKLLRQALLELIEEKGVKGVTVSNLTNHADINRGTFYLHYRDVDDLMKQWQEELFTALRSRTQEINLYDFIRFSAKDKPYPVLISILEFIAEQADFLKVLFGPKGDPSFLLKWKQFMRERVTEKLEISQPEEERMLVPREYLITIVISTQLGIIQHWIETGLQHTPEEIATIMTRIAGRGPLATLGLKEGPVHRPVD
- a CDS encoding phosphoenolpyruvate synthase, with the protein product MNAHVLFFDEVDRSRLLDVGGKGANLGELSKAGFSVPEGFCVTTAAYKDFIATSSDMDGLLDELYTLDRNDLERLRKLGEWIRTHLLQLEIPTPIKNEIIKAWKAIGTHYAYAVRSSATAEDLPTASFAGQQDTYLNIRGEKELLRHIHHCWASLFTDRAIAYRGKNGFDHRQVYLSVVVQRMVQPEIAGIMFTADPANGNRKVVSIDASYGLGEAIVSGIVSADLYKVKTGEIIQKNVSEKKKGIYALPEGGTITKDLPKEQQKQQTLTDEQIRNIARLGKQIEDHFGSPQDVEFCVEKGKVYVVQSRPITSLYPLPDIRQEPLQVLFSFGHFQMMTDAIKPLGISVIKTFVPFPKQYIQEAGGRLYVDLSEILRHKIGRKIFPKIMINMDEAASRAIGEVIQRPEFLAIPSKLSLQTVRPFLSFLMKEVWKNLFKRDPAAARGKVEAYMQQTWTDLRESLLNVSGAKRLEVVQSELLRFFKGLIPNVGPNILSFFLSAMLLKKLLIRWLGDDKELHQLNKSLSGNITSEMGLQIGDLADLLREFPEVEAYVKTADDRNFYHGLADVPDGEQFQRAFANFISTYGSRCPGEIDLTRPRWREAPTQLIPAILGHMRSVEPGEHRQKFIQGEQEAKAAEQRILERLQGNRFKYKVMKRLIKVYRYYGGLREHHKYLLTLILDECKQAILTEAEDLVQKGILPEVEDAYYLTLEEMIQLAKGQLIEEMPRLLAERKEKHEWHQTLRPPRVMTSEGESVTVSRTGEFPAGALVGSPVSAGVVEGKARIVLKPEEAQLHQGEILVAPHTDPGWTPLFQSAQALVTEVGGLMTHGSVVAREYGIPAVVGVDDATKMIRQGQRIRVDGNQGYVEVLSDGE
- a CDS encoding SDR family oxidoreductase; protein product: MELHLQNKVALVVASSQGLGKAIAAQLVREGAHVMLTSRNEEKLASVKAELQPMGTGKVAYHAADITKVDDIRSLVQQTRDTFGKIDILINNAGGPPGGSFDQFSDDDWQKAFELNLLSYIRIIREVLPDLKREGGRVINIASSSIKQPIPGLLLSNTFRLGIVGLTKTLAEELAPYGITINTVAPGRIATDRVAFLDQMKADRLGVNREQIEKQSRQAIPLKRYGTPEEFANVVTFLVSDANSYMTGSSILVDGGMIKSI
- a CDS encoding fumarylacetoacetate hydrolase family protein, which translates into the protein MRLATIKKDGQELAAIVLSEGVIPLSAVNEELGTTWPSSLFEIIRLEQLPSLKTWFQQEWESLMHPLRNRIIPLSQVVYAPLYRHPRKIWGIGLNYVEHATDLSEKAPNTEPASFMKPDTAIIGPNDTIQIPVQSERTTAEAELGLIIGKACKNVSEEEAPDVIAGFTTIIDMTAEDILQKNPRYLTRSKSFDTFFSFGPHLITPDEVDDVLKLEVATMINGALHRKNVVSNMTFRLWSLVSFHSKVMTLLPGDIISTGTPGAVVIRDGDIVECQIDGFEKLVNHVKDMKISG